One Carassius carassius chromosome 28, fCarCar2.1, whole genome shotgun sequence genomic window carries:
- the gpr184 gene encoding G protein-coupled receptor 184, whose amino-acid sequence MMNTTYNTINSSCVIMTQPASHLLMSIYIIAFILGLLVNLITIGPIIQQICRRNVLGIYLLSLSFSDLLYILTMPLWVYYFNNNHKWNLSQGLCSLAGFFYYSNLYISIYLLCCISIDRCLAITFPLRIQVFRRQRYAWVICGLVYVLVMALHCLVLYLDKLSDPLDDTVQTCYETFPMTESIAMFNLIRVGIGFLLPLVVISVCYWLIPTKVQQSRGVDDQGKRKVKLLSMGVIGIFSFCFAPYHILLMVRSIAFFYLGEKQSCSFEQAIHLPFTCSLALSSLNSVVDPVLYVLASNGVREDMRWFCWKNKQRQVTGSPLVDSKWKTRITNLG is encoded by the coding sequence ATGATGAACACAACATACAACACAATCAACTCATCATGTGTGATCATGACCCAGCCAGCAAGTCATCTGCTGATGTCTATCTACATCATTGCCTTCATTTTGGGGCTGCTGGTCAATCTGATCACCATTGGGCCCATAATTCAGCAGATCTGCAGAAGGAACGTTCTAGGAATCTACCTGCTCAGTTTGTCCTTTTCAGATCTCCTGTACATCCTCACCATGCCTCTGTGGGTCTATTATTTCAACAACAACCACAAATGGAACCTCAGCCAAGGACTCTGTAGTTTGGCTGGCTTCTTTTACTACTCCAACCTGTACATCAGCATCTATCTCCTCTGCTGTATCTCCATCGATCGCTGCCTGGCAATCACCTTTCCGCTGAGAATCCAAGTCTTCCGCCGCCAGCGCTATGCCTGGGTCATCTGTGGGCTGGTCTATGTTCTCGTCATGGCCTTGCACTGTTTGGTGCTTTACCTGGACAAGTTATCGGATCCACTGGATGACACTGTGCAAACGTGCTATGAGACCTTCCCCATGACGGAAAGCATTGCGATGTTCAACCTTATACGGGTCGGAATCGGTTTCCTCTTGCCTCTGGTGGTCATCTCCGTCTGCTACTGGTTGATCCCAACCAAGGTGCAGCAAAGTAGAGGGGTGGATGATCAAGGCAAGCGCAAAGTGAAGCTTTTGTCGATGGGGGTCATTGGCATTTTCTCCTTCTGCTTTGCGCCATACCATATCCTCCTCATGGTGAGGTCCATCGCCTTCTTTTATTTGGGAGAAAAACAAAGCTGCAGTTTTGAACAAGCAATACATTTGCCCTTCACTTGCTCCCTGGCACTATCCAGCCTGAACAGCGTTGTGGACCCAGTGCTCTATGTTTTGGCCAGTAATGGAGTAAGGGAAGATATGAGGTGGTTCTGTTGGAAAAACAAGCAGAGACAGGTGACAGGAAGCCCTCTTGTTGATTCCAAATGGAAGACCAGAATAACCAACTTGGGTTAA